In Melopsittacus undulatus isolate bMelUnd1 chromosome 6, bMelUnd1.mat.Z, whole genome shotgun sequence, the following proteins share a genomic window:
- the FYTTD1 gene encoding UAP56-interacting factor isoform X2, whose translation MKRELQQNQTRQFRAPGSKWGIQQQKGYGINRLGCRKKIAGKKRSYGVVTGLAAKKAMSSRKGISPLNRQPLSEKNAQRYYPVLKKKTNLRRQSEMQRKQAPALRRHALLNRRNNALSAFARIGNKLNQQKETRQATFLFRRGLKVQTQVQSTGDLDNQTVKRTRQWRTSTTTGGILTVSIDNPGAIITPISSKLRLTRTPVPPFLMKRDQSEEKKIPKGVPLQFDINSVGKQTGMTLNERFGILKEQRTALSQNKGSRFVTVG comes from the exons ATGAAAAGAGAGCTTCAGCAGAATCAAACTCGACAGTTCAGGGCACCAGGCTCTAAGTGGGGAATCCAACAGCAGAAAG GTTATGGTATAAATCGTTTGGGATGCAGAAAGAAGATAGCAGGGAAGAAGCGTTCTTACGGTGTTGTAACTGGCTTGGCAGCCAAGAAAGCAATGAGTTCACGCAAAGGAATTAGTCCTCTGAACAGACAGCCACTTAGTGAGAAG AATGCACAGCGGTATTATCcagttctgaaaaagaaaacaaacctgcGGAGACaatctgaaatgcagagaaaacaagctCCAGCCCTGAGGAGGCATGCCCTGCTAAACAGAAG GAATAATGCGTTGTCAGCttttgccagaattggaaacaaactaaatcAGCAGAAAGAGACTCGTCAAGCAACTTTCCTGTTTAGAAGGGGCCTGAAG GTACAAACCCAAGTGCAGTCAACAGGTGATCTTGATAATCAGACAGTAAAGAGGACTCGTCA ATGGCGAACTTCGACCACAACTGGAGGGATTCTGACTGTGTCTATTGACAACCCAGGAGCTATCATAACCCCAAT TTCCTCAAAATTACGATTAACTCGTACTCCTGTGCCGCCATTTCTGATGAAGAGGGACCAATCTGAAGAGAAGAAGATTCCCAAAGGGGTTCCATTGCAGTTTGATATTAATAGTGTTGGAAAGCAG ACAGGGATGACATTGAATGAACGTTTTGGAATCCTGAAGGAACAGAGAACAGCACTGTCTCAGAACAAAGGGAGCCGTTTTGTAACAGTGGGCTAA
- the FYTTD1 gene encoding UAP56-interacting factor isoform X1 produces the protein MSGFGAAAPLPGSSAAAGCRKGSSDSLEKIDMSLDDIIKLNKKEERKQYSPKMKRELQQNQTRQFRAPGSKWGIQQQKGYGINRLGCRKKIAGKKRSYGVVTGLAAKKAMSSRKGISPLNRQPLSEKNAQRYYPVLKKKTNLRRQSEMQRKQAPALRRHALLNRRNNALSAFARIGNKLNQQKETRQATFLFRRGLKVQTQVQSTGDLDNQTVKRTRQWRTSTTTGGILTVSIDNPGAIITPISSKLRLTRTPVPPFLMKRDQSEEKKIPKGVPLQFDINSVGKQTGMTLNERFGILKEQRTALSQNKGSRFVTVG, from the exons ATGAGTGGGTTCGGGGCTGCGGCGCCGCTGCCCGGGTCCTCGGCTGCGGCGGGCTGCCGGAAGGGCAGCAGcgacagcctggagaagatcGACATGTCGCTCG ATGATATAATTAAACTGaacaagaaagaagagagaaagcaatATTCTCCCAAAATGAAAAGAGAGCTTCAGCAGAATCAAACTCGACAGTTCAGGGCACCAGGCTCTAAGTGGGGAATCCAACAGCAGAAAG GTTATGGTATAAATCGTTTGGGATGCAGAAAGAAGATAGCAGGGAAGAAGCGTTCTTACGGTGTTGTAACTGGCTTGGCAGCCAAGAAAGCAATGAGTTCACGCAAAGGAATTAGTCCTCTGAACAGACAGCCACTTAGTGAGAAG AATGCACAGCGGTATTATCcagttctgaaaaagaaaacaaacctgcGGAGACaatctgaaatgcagagaaaacaagctCCAGCCCTGAGGAGGCATGCCCTGCTAAACAGAAG GAATAATGCGTTGTCAGCttttgccagaattggaaacaaactaaatcAGCAGAAAGAGACTCGTCAAGCAACTTTCCTGTTTAGAAGGGGCCTGAAG GTACAAACCCAAGTGCAGTCAACAGGTGATCTTGATAATCAGACAGTAAAGAGGACTCGTCA ATGGCGAACTTCGACCACAACTGGAGGGATTCTGACTGTGTCTATTGACAACCCAGGAGCTATCATAACCCCAAT TTCCTCAAAATTACGATTAACTCGTACTCCTGTGCCGCCATTTCTGATGAAGAGGGACCAATCTGAAGAGAAGAAGATTCCCAAAGGGGTTCCATTGCAGTTTGATATTAATAGTGTTGGAAAGCAG ACAGGGATGACATTGAATGAACGTTTTGGAATCCTGAAGGAACAGAGAACAGCACTGTCTCAGAACAAAGGGAGCCGTTTTGTAACAGTGGGCTAA